In Propionicimonas paludicola, a single window of DNA contains:
- a CDS encoding DUF4328 domain-containing protein — MTTAPPTPAGWYPDPEAAGQLRYWDGRNWTSQVHASGLAPSASTSPAAWVPRRSLPLGLAIQVLLGAAGLLSLFNAGVEIWGFRLIADGVWDPLSIDLAVYQRYDQLHGIGSVLGSLSVVATGVTWIIWQAGLAAQAPEVALRRGLGWHIAGWFVPVVSLWFPVQNLADLRGALDGARAPSRVAPGYWVWWLFWLGGNLLGLIATRLPVPEQSLSSLADVTALLAVSDLLSVVAAGLAILVVRDLSGGVRAALQPR; from the coding sequence GTGACCACAGCACCCCCCACTCCGGCCGGCTGGTACCCCGATCCTGAGGCTGCAGGACAGCTGCGGTACTGGGACGGCCGCAACTGGACCTCCCAGGTCCACGCGTCCGGCCTGGCTCCGTCCGCCTCCACCTCGCCGGCGGCGTGGGTGCCGCGCCGGTCGCTGCCGCTCGGCCTGGCCATCCAGGTGCTGCTCGGGGCGGCCGGACTTCTTTCGCTGTTCAACGCCGGGGTCGAGATCTGGGGCTTTCGACTGATCGCCGACGGCGTGTGGGATCCGCTCAGCATCGACCTGGCCGTCTACCAGCGCTACGACCAGCTGCACGGCATCGGTTCGGTGTTGGGTAGCTTGTCCGTGGTCGCCACTGGCGTGACCTGGATCATCTGGCAGGCCGGGCTGGCTGCCCAGGCGCCCGAGGTCGCACTGCGCCGTGGTCTCGGCTGGCACATCGCCGGCTGGTTCGTTCCGGTGGTCAGCCTGTGGTTCCCGGTACAGAACTTGGCCGACCTCCGCGGCGCTCTGGACGGCGCCCGGGCGCCATCGCGAGTTGCGCCCGGCTACTGGGTGTGGTGGCTGTTCTGGCTCGGCGGCAATCTCCTGGGCCTCATCGCGACTCGACTCCCCGTGCCCGAGCAGTCCCTTTCCTCGCTCGCCGATGTGACCGCCCTGCTGGCGGTGAGCGATCTGCTGAGTGTCGTCGCCGCCGGACTGGCCATCCTGGTGGTGCGGGATCTCTCCGGCGGAGTCCGCGCCGCGCTCCAGCCCCGCTGA
- a CDS encoding aminopeptidase P family protein produces MTSSTDAEEQPALSNRQTPFPKAFVEFIPTGWAPYPSGLPEALPASVPAAWRRAQIAAAFPGQRLVIPAGGLKARANDTDYRFRPHSAFAWLTGLGSEREPDAQLVIEPDGAATLYFKPRAPRTDPEFYADSRYGEMWVGTRESLDEMEALTGITCAPIGDFEDVLTADLETVPVRLVREADEAFTARVDGLRAAAGVDPRSEAEADEQFEVILSEARMIKDAFELDELRQACAHSAAGFTAVVADLPEAVRRGRGERWVEGIFGLHARHQANSVGYDTIAAAGDNATTLHWMRNDGELREGELLLLDAGVEAESLYTADITRTLPVNGTFSPTQRKVYEAVLEAQAAGFAAAKPGNKFSDVHAAAVAVVVRHLAEWGLLPVSIEESLDPINGGQYRRWMVHGTSHHLGLDVHDCAKARQENYRDAILAPGMVITVEPGIYFKAADLLVPEEFRGIGVRIEDDVAITETGCEILSHHLPRDPDAVEAWIAEIWSN; encoded by the coding sequence ATGACCAGCTCGACCGATGCCGAAGAACAGCCCGCTCTCTCGAACCGCCAGACTCCGTTCCCGAAGGCCTTCGTCGAGTTCATCCCGACCGGCTGGGCGCCGTACCCGTCCGGTTTGCCCGAGGCACTGCCGGCTTCGGTGCCGGCTGCCTGGCGTCGCGCCCAGATCGCGGCGGCCTTCCCCGGCCAGCGGCTGGTGATCCCGGCTGGCGGGCTGAAGGCCCGCGCCAACGACACCGACTACCGGTTCCGTCCGCATTCGGCGTTCGCCTGGCTGACCGGCCTTGGCTCGGAGCGTGAGCCCGATGCACAGCTGGTGATCGAGCCGGACGGGGCCGCGACCCTCTACTTCAAGCCGCGGGCACCGCGCACGGATCCCGAGTTCTACGCCGACTCCCGCTACGGCGAGATGTGGGTCGGCACCCGCGAGTCCCTGGACGAGATGGAAGCGCTGACCGGCATCACCTGCGCACCGATCGGCGACTTCGAGGATGTGCTCACCGCCGACCTGGAGACCGTCCCGGTGCGTCTGGTCCGCGAGGCCGATGAGGCTTTCACGGCCCGGGTGGACGGCCTGCGCGCGGCCGCCGGGGTCGATCCCCGCTCCGAGGCCGAGGCCGACGAGCAGTTCGAGGTAATCCTCTCCGAGGCCCGCATGATCAAGGACGCCTTCGAACTGGATGAGCTGCGCCAGGCCTGCGCGCACAGCGCGGCCGGCTTCACCGCCGTGGTGGCCGACCTGCCCGAGGCCGTCCGTCGCGGCCGGGGTGAGCGGTGGGTGGAAGGCATCTTCGGCCTGCACGCCCGTCACCAGGCCAACTCGGTCGGCTACGACACGATCGCCGCGGCCGGTGACAACGCCACCACTCTGCACTGGATGCGCAACGACGGTGAACTGCGCGAGGGCGAGCTGCTGCTGCTGGACGCCGGCGTGGAGGCCGAGTCTCTCTACACCGCCGACATCACCCGGACGTTGCCGGTCAACGGCACGTTCAGCCCGACCCAGCGGAAGGTCTACGAAGCGGTTCTGGAGGCTCAGGCGGCCGGTTTCGCCGCGGCCAAGCCGGGCAACAAGTTCTCCGACGTGCACGCCGCTGCGGTCGCAGTCGTGGTGCGCCACCTGGCTGAATGGGGCCTGCTGCCGGTAAGCATCGAGGAGTCCCTCGACCCGATCAACGGCGGCCAGTACCGGCGCTGGATGGTCCACGGCACCTCGCACCACCTCGGCCTGGACGTCCACGACTGCGCCAAGGCCCGCCAGGAGAACTACCGGGACGCGATCCTGGCCCCCGGCATGGTGATCACCGTCGAGCCCGGAATCTACTTCAAGGCCGCCGACCTGCTGGTGCCCGAGGAGTTCCGCGGCATCGGTGTGCGGATCGAGGACGACGTGGCCATCACCGAGACCGGCTGCGAGATCCTGTCCCACCACCTGCCCCGCGACCCCGACGCCGTCGAGGCCTGGATCGCCGAGATCTGGTCCAACTAG
- a CDS encoding helix-turn-helix domain-containing protein, whose amino-acid sequence MPTEEDGRIHCRLDDLLADRGMTLTRLAGLVGVSLVNLSVLKNDRARAIRFSTLTAICDALDCSVGDLLEVLPG is encoded by the coding sequence GTGCCGACTGAGGAGGACGGCCGGATCCACTGTCGCCTGGACGACCTGCTGGCCGACCGTGGGATGACACTGACCCGCCTCGCCGGGCTGGTCGGAGTGAGCCTGGTGAACCTGTCGGTGCTGAAGAACGATCGCGCCCGGGCAATCCGGTTCAGCACCCTGACCGCGATCTGCGATGCCTTGGACTGCTCGGTGGGCGACCTTCTCGAGGTACTTCCGGGCTAG
- a CDS encoding ABC transporter ATP-binding protein, protein MTVVEATGLTRRYGDLTAVSEVDLKIAPGQVLALLGPNGAGKTTTIDMISGSTVPDAGRIRFDDVVADPARLRRVVGLCPQALEFWPKLGCAEQLVMVGRLYGLPRPAARLRAAELLERLGLTAKSSARAETLSGGMKRRLNLALAMVNDPPILVFDEPEAGLDPQSRAMVRELIAELAQDHGVLLTSHDIAEVERVADQVIIIDHGTVLAEGTPAELVSRYDLGDEVDLIGDPDELRRGLDGVALLEPLEERSDGIRLRLAHSGEALGAILARLERLGVPVTSVRSRPANLEDVFLTLTGRSLRG, encoded by the coding sequence ATGACCGTTGTTGAAGCGACAGGTCTGACTCGGCGCTATGGCGACCTCACCGCAGTGTCTGAGGTTGATCTCAAGATCGCCCCCGGCCAGGTGCTCGCATTGCTCGGGCCGAACGGTGCCGGCAAGACCACCACGATCGACATGATCTCCGGCTCGACGGTTCCCGACGCCGGCCGGATCAGGTTCGACGACGTCGTGGCCGATCCTGCCCGGCTGCGCCGGGTCGTCGGCCTCTGCCCGCAGGCGCTGGAGTTCTGGCCGAAGCTTGGTTGCGCAGAGCAGCTGGTGATGGTCGGACGGTTGTACGGCCTGCCCCGACCGGCGGCGCGGTTGCGAGCGGCCGAGCTGCTGGAGCGACTCGGACTGACCGCGAAGAGCTCAGCTCGGGCCGAGACGCTCTCCGGTGGCATGAAGCGGCGCCTCAATCTGGCCCTGGCTATGGTGAACGACCCACCGATCCTGGTCTTCGACGAGCCTGAAGCCGGGCTGGACCCGCAGAGTCGAGCCATGGTCCGCGAGCTGATCGCCGAGCTGGCCCAGGATCACGGCGTCCTGCTCACCTCACACGACATCGCCGAGGTGGAGCGAGTCGCTGATCAGGTGATCATCATCGACCACGGCACGGTCCTGGCCGAAGGAACTCCGGCCGAGCTGGTGTCCCGCTATGACCTGGGCGACGAGGTGGATCTGATCGGTGACCCGGACGAACTGCGTCGCGGCCTGGACGGCGTGGCGCTCCTCGAGCCGCTCGAGGAGCGCAGCGACGGGATCCGGCTGCGGCTGGCGCACAGTGGAGAGGCGCTCGGTGCCATCTTGGCCAGGCTGGAGCGGCTCGGCGTTCCCGTCACGTCGGTGCGCAGCCGCCCGGCGAACCTGGAGGACGTGTTCTTGACGCTCACCGGACGGAGCCTGCGCGGATGA
- a CDS encoding TetR/AcrR family transcriptional regulator: MVHDDGGILTPDAVREFERAGLVTATFRRLEHSRQQAITVAILEEAFERGPARIRLKETAAAAGVSVGSLYQYFGSQRVVVDFAIELVAGILSAELRSFVPELRKLPLRDGLEAWLSGGVEWSRSYAAVMRYFTRAAYDGDPAVSLRLVRPIAEAMLEAMTAMVAAAIERGEIRADLDPDVTASVLHGALSAIVDASLLPHLGGYLLPGSTPAADTIAAAIDTLVRGLS, translated from the coding sequence GTGGTTCATGACGATGGCGGGATACTGACCCCCGATGCGGTCCGTGAGTTCGAACGGGCAGGGCTGGTCACGGCGACTTTCCGCCGACTGGAGCACAGTCGGCAGCAGGCGATCACCGTGGCGATCCTGGAGGAGGCCTTCGAGCGCGGCCCGGCTCGGATCCGGCTGAAGGAGACGGCCGCGGCCGCCGGGGTCTCGGTGGGCTCGCTCTACCAGTACTTCGGCAGCCAGCGGGTGGTCGTCGACTTTGCGATCGAACTGGTCGCCGGCATCCTGTCGGCCGAGTTGCGCAGCTTCGTCCCGGAACTTCGGAAGCTTCCGCTGCGCGATGGCCTGGAGGCCTGGCTGTCCGGCGGGGTGGAGTGGTCGCGGAGCTACGCGGCAGTGATGCGCTACTTCACGCGGGCTGCCTACGACGGTGATCCAGCAGTCAGCCTGCGCCTGGTGCGTCCGATCGCCGAGGCCATGCTGGAGGCGATGACGGCCATGGTCGCCGCAGCGATCGAGCGCGGTGAGATCCGGGCCGATCTGGATCCGGACGTCACGGCCAGCGTCCTGCACGGCGCACTTTCGGCCATCGTGGATGCATCCCTCCTGCCGCACCTGGGTGGCTACTTGCTGCCGGGCTCCACTCCGGCGGCCGACACCATCGCGGCGGCGATCGACACCCTGGTGAGGGGGCTGTCATGA
- a CDS encoding TrpB-like pyridoxal phosphate-dependent enzyme codes for MSDPKQTKVVLDESQMPTHWYNIVADLPTPPPPHLHPGTQQPLQPDDLAPLFPPALIEQEVTTERWIEIPAEVHDIYRLWRPSPFYRAHRLEKALGTTARIYYKYEGASPVGSHKTNSAVAQAYFNKVAGRTRLTTETGAGQWGSALAFATQIFGQSCDIWQVRSSYEGKPYRHYLMETFGASVVASPSELTEAGRALREQFPDTTGSLGMAISEAVEAAAKDPNASYSLGSVLNHVALHQTVIGQEALLQLKLFGEGPADYLFACAGGGSNLAGIAFPFLRENLEGRAETTIVACEPKAAPSLTEGEYKYDFGDTAHLTPLLKMYSLGPDFVPAAVHAGGLRYHGMSPLVSHCYHEGLLQATAIKQLDAFEAGVIFSRAEGIVPASESNHAIAGAIRQARLATEAGESPVIVIGVSGSGQLDLPAYAEFLSGGMADS; via the coding sequence GTGTCAGATCCCAAACAGACCAAGGTTGTGCTCGACGAGTCCCAGATGCCCACGCATTGGTACAACATCGTCGCCGACCTGCCCACTCCCCCGCCGCCGCACCTGCACCCGGGCACCCAGCAGCCACTGCAGCCCGACGACCTGGCACCGCTGTTTCCGCCGGCCCTGATCGAGCAGGAAGTGACGACCGAGCGCTGGATCGAAATCCCGGCTGAGGTTCACGACATCTATCGCCTGTGGCGTCCGTCCCCCTTCTACCGCGCCCATCGGCTGGAGAAGGCGCTGGGCACCACGGCCCGGATCTACTACAAGTACGAGGGTGCCTCACCGGTCGGTAGCCACAAGACCAACTCCGCGGTCGCCCAGGCCTACTTCAACAAGGTCGCCGGGCGGACCCGGCTGACCACCGAGACCGGAGCCGGCCAGTGGGGTTCGGCGCTGGCTTTCGCCACCCAGATCTTCGGCCAGAGCTGCGATATCTGGCAGGTGCGTTCCAGCTACGAGGGCAAGCCCTACCGGCACTACCTGATGGAGACCTTCGGGGCGTCGGTGGTAGCCAGCCCGTCCGAGCTGACCGAAGCCGGCCGGGCGCTGCGCGAGCAGTTCCCCGACACCACCGGCAGCCTGGGCATGGCGATCTCGGAGGCGGTCGAGGCCGCCGCCAAGGATCCCAATGCCAGCTACTCGCTGGGCTCGGTGCTGAACCACGTGGCCTTGCACCAGACGGTGATCGGCCAGGAGGCCCTGCTCCAGCTGAAGCTGTTCGGCGAAGGCCCGGCCGACTACCTGTTCGCATGTGCGGGTGGCGGCTCGAACCTGGCCGGTATCGCCTTCCCGTTCCTGCGGGAGAACCTCGAGGGACGTGCGGAGACCACCATCGTGGCGTGCGAGCCGAAGGCGGCCCCGTCGCTGACCGAAGGCGAATACAAGTACGACTTCGGTGACACCGCCCACCTGACCCCGCTGCTGAAGATGTACAGCCTCGGTCCGGACTTCGTCCCGGCAGCCGTCCACGCCGGTGGCCTGCGCTACCACGGCATGTCGCCGCTGGTCAGCCACTGCTACCACGAGGGTCTGCTGCAGGCCACCGCCATCAAGCAGCTGGACGCCTTCGAGGCCGGCGTGATCTTCTCCCGGGCCGAGGGCATCGTCCCGGCGTCGGAGTCGAACCACGCCATCGCCGGTGCCATCCGTCAGGCCCGGCTCGCCACCGAGGCCGGCGAGTCGCCGGTGATCGTGATCGGGGTGTCCGGTTCCGGCCAGCTCGACCTGCCGGCCTACGCCGAGTTCCTCTCCGGAGGCATGGCCGACAGCTGA
- a CDS encoding reverse transcriptase-like protein, whose protein sequence is MARPAPSQDGPGLFDLEAPAPKVVDSTSTTSSRRLIVEADGGSRGNPGPAAYGALVRDGETGEVLNSEGLCLGVTTNNVAEYSGLIAGLEMARAIDADAAVDVRMDSRLVIEQQAGRWKVKHPAMRPLAAQARALHPCGVSWTWVPREQNKAADALVNAALDGKPRDRR, encoded by the coding sequence ATGGCTCGTCCGGCCCCGTCGCAGGACGGGCCTGGGCTGTTCGATCTCGAGGCTCCGGCCCCGAAAGTCGTCGATTCGACGTCGACGACCTCGTCGCGGCGACTGATCGTGGAAGCCGACGGCGGCTCCCGGGGGAACCCCGGTCCGGCCGCGTACGGCGCGCTGGTCCGTGATGGCGAGACCGGCGAGGTGCTGAACTCCGAAGGGCTCTGCCTGGGGGTCACCACCAACAATGTGGCCGAGTACTCCGGGCTGATCGCCGGCCTGGAGATGGCCCGCGCCATCGACGCCGATGCCGCCGTGGACGTCCGGATGGACTCCCGGCTGGTGATCGAGCAGCAGGCCGGTCGCTGGAAGGTGAAGCATCCGGCCATGCGTCCGCTGGCCGCCCAGGCCCGCGCCCTGCATCCGTGCGGGGTGAGCTGGACCTGGGTGCCGCGCGAGCAGAACAAGGCCGCCGACGCGCTGGTGAACGCGGCTCTGGACGGAAAGCCCCGCGACCGGCGGTAG
- the map gene encoding type I methionyl aminopeptidase, protein MTAIKPYPVSARRLVPSEIIRPHYVDLPGPERYTGSHVQSADTIERMRIAGRIAAQAMAAGAAVIAPGVTTDEIDAVVHDFIVAQGAYPSTLGYRGFPKSCCTSVNEVICHGIPDARPLEDGDLVKIDVTAFYDGVHGDNCATYGCGELDEESRLLAERTQEAMNRGIRAARPGREVNVIGRVIESYAKRFGYGVVRDYTGHGVHSSFHSGLVIPHYDAPHLNDVIEVGMTFTVEPMLALGDYHSHTWSDGWTVVTNDGSRVAQFEQSIVITEDGAEILTVA, encoded by the coding sequence GTGACCGCAATCAAGCCCTACCCGGTTTCTGCCCGACGTCTCGTCCCCTCCGAGATCATCCGCCCGCACTACGTGGACCTGCCTGGACCTGAGCGATACACCGGCTCCCACGTGCAGAGCGCGGACACCATCGAGCGGATGCGGATCGCCGGACGGATCGCCGCCCAGGCCATGGCGGCCGGTGCGGCAGTCATCGCCCCCGGGGTGACCACCGACGAGATCGACGCCGTGGTCCACGACTTCATCGTCGCCCAGGGCGCCTACCCGTCCACGCTGGGTTACCGGGGCTTCCCCAAGTCGTGCTGCACCTCGGTCAACGAGGTGATCTGCCACGGGATCCCGGACGCCCGTCCGCTGGAGGACGGCGATCTGGTGAAAATCGACGTGACCGCGTTCTACGACGGCGTCCACGGCGACAACTGCGCCACCTACGGCTGCGGCGAGCTGGACGAGGAGTCCCGGCTGCTGGCCGAGCGGACCCAGGAGGCGATGAACCGCGGGATCCGCGCGGCTCGTCCGGGGCGTGAGGTGAACGTGATCGGCCGCGTGATCGAGTCCTACGCCAAGCGGTTCGGCTACGGCGTCGTCCGCGACTACACCGGACACGGTGTGCACTCGTCCTTCCATTCCGGGCTGGTGATTCCGCACTACGACGCCCCGCACCTCAACGACGTGATCGAGGTGGGGATGACCTTCACCGTCGAGCCGATGCTGGCCCTCGGCGATTACCACTCGCACACCTGGTCGGACGGCTGGACGGTGGTCACCAATGACGGCAGTCGGGTGGCTCAGTTCGAGCAGAGCATCGTGATCACCGAGGACGGGGCCGAGATCCTCACCGTCGCCTGA
- a CDS encoding RNB domain-containing ribonuclease, which produces MPIREVSLRRAEPAALAAGLQRLRDDLGVPDGFPASVTAEAQVAARAPRLPDVDRTDLAFVTLDPEGSLDLDQAFHLSRTADGYLIRYAIADVAAFVAPGGAIDAEAHARGETLYAPTSRTALHPPLLSEGAASLLPGQDRPALVWELQLDRDGTTGQATVARALVRSRAKLSYADAQHQLAAGTGGEQLELLREIGTLRQQREAARGGVSLSVPEQEVVPSEASWGLAYRASLPVEDWNAQLSLATGMAAARLMLDAKVGLLRTLAPAPQEAVDRLRRTAQALGISWPHTRAYPDFVRALDASTPAQAAMLNACTLLFRGAGYVAFDGTAPEQPLHAAIAAPYAHVTAPLRRLADRYAGEVCVAICAGRPVPEWALAELPTLPEVMAESNRRAHRYERGVVNLVEALLLEPLVGHEFTGTVLEVDSEAKDGVLQLAEPAVEARVTGSDLVLGRQIRATLVTADPIAGKVQFAVRR; this is translated from the coding sequence ATGCCGATTCGTGAGGTGAGCCTGCGCCGGGCCGAGCCGGCCGCGCTGGCCGCCGGGCTGCAGCGGCTGCGCGACGATCTCGGCGTCCCGGACGGGTTCCCGGCGTCGGTGACCGCCGAGGCGCAGGTGGCGGCCCGGGCCCCACGGCTGCCGGACGTCGATCGCACCGACCTGGCCTTCGTCACCCTCGATCCGGAGGGCTCGCTCGATCTGGATCAGGCGTTCCACCTCTCCCGAACTGCCGATGGCTACCTGATTCGCTACGCCATCGCCGATGTGGCTGCTTTCGTGGCTCCCGGAGGCGCCATCGATGCCGAGGCGCACGCGCGCGGCGAGACCCTCTACGCCCCGACCTCGCGGACCGCACTGCACCCGCCGCTGCTGTCGGAGGGGGCAGCCAGCCTGCTGCCCGGCCAGGACCGTCCGGCGCTGGTCTGGGAGTTGCAGCTGGATCGCGACGGCACCACCGGCCAGGCCACGGTGGCCCGGGCATTGGTGCGCAGCCGCGCCAAGCTCAGTTATGCCGACGCCCAGCATCAGCTGGCGGCCGGCACCGGCGGCGAGCAACTGGAACTGCTGCGGGAGATCGGGACGCTGCGTCAGCAGCGCGAGGCGGCCCGCGGCGGGGTGAGTCTCTCGGTCCCCGAACAGGAAGTGGTGCCGTCCGAGGCGTCCTGGGGGCTGGCCTATCGGGCCTCGCTTCCGGTGGAGGACTGGAACGCTCAGCTGTCGCTGGCCACCGGGATGGCGGCCGCTCGACTGATGCTGGACGCCAAGGTCGGGTTGCTGCGCACGCTGGCGCCCGCGCCGCAGGAGGCGGTGGACCGGTTGCGCCGTACGGCGCAGGCGTTGGGGATCAGCTGGCCGCACACTCGGGCCTATCCCGACTTCGTTCGGGCGCTGGACGCATCCACCCCGGCCCAGGCCGCGATGCTGAACGCCTGCACGCTGCTGTTCCGCGGTGCCGGCTACGTGGCTTTCGACGGCACCGCTCCCGAGCAGCCCCTGCACGCCGCCATCGCGGCGCCCTATGCCCACGTCACCGCCCCGCTGCGCCGGCTGGCTGATCGCTACGCCGGTGAGGTCTGTGTGGCCATCTGCGCCGGGCGACCGGTTCCGGAGTGGGCGTTGGCCGAGTTGCCGACCCTGCCCGAGGTGATGGCCGAGTCGAACCGGCGGGCGCATCGCTACGAGCGCGGCGTGGTGAACCTGGTCGAGGCGCTGCTCCTGGAGCCGCTGGTCGGCCACGAGTTCACCGGCACCGTCCTCGAGGTCGACTCCGAGGCTAAGGACGGTGTGCTGCAGCTGGCCGAGCCGGCCGTCGAGGCGCGGGTCACCGGCTCCGATCTCGTCCTCGGCCGTCAGATCAGAGCCACCCTGGTCACCGCCGACCCGATCGCCGGCAAGGTGCAGTTCGCCGTCCGTCGCTGA
- a CDS encoding ABC transporter permease — translation MRTFTIATKSARELARNPLLPLLALILGPFFVALIWLFFPAGGSTSYPIAVVSPAAGPDQELQSAVIASMQNLRYDTGAPILAVTLADDVDSARAEVESRRAVAFVELPAGFAKMAQRATTDPSVGIPVTLGGDLSNPQYPVAAIMVHEAISKELSHLTARAPVVELKEVALGGSATRTEFESYVPGVLIFAIGLIIFTAASSVAQEVEAGTLHRLVRTPLKARELLAGITIVQAVLGVGAGAASLGVACALGFRPAGSIPLILVVWLLTSLSVIGMGLIVGAFCRTVTQAFLLANFPFGVNMFLSGSMFPVRGFVLFRIGGQDVNLLDILPPRHAVNALNSLITYGSTNIGYELTMLSLLSVGFFVLGAWVFARRHLRSAE, via the coding sequence ATGAGAACCTTCACCATCGCCACCAAGTCGGCGCGCGAGCTGGCGCGTAACCCGCTGCTGCCGCTGCTGGCTCTGATCTTGGGCCCGTTCTTCGTCGCTCTGATCTGGTTGTTCTTCCCTGCGGGCGGATCGACGTCCTATCCGATCGCGGTGGTCAGCCCGGCCGCTGGGCCGGATCAGGAGCTGCAGTCGGCGGTGATCGCGTCGATGCAGAACCTCCGCTACGACACCGGAGCTCCGATCCTTGCCGTCACGCTGGCCGACGATGTCGACTCCGCCCGTGCCGAGGTGGAGAGCAGGCGCGCCGTGGCCTTCGTCGAGCTGCCCGCCGGGTTCGCGAAGATGGCCCAGCGGGCCACCACGGATCCCAGCGTCGGCATCCCGGTGACACTCGGCGGCGATCTCAGCAACCCGCAGTATCCGGTCGCCGCGATCATGGTGCACGAGGCGATCAGCAAGGAACTGAGTCACCTGACCGCCAGGGCGCCGGTGGTCGAACTGAAGGAAGTGGCCCTCGGCGGTTCGGCTACCCGGACCGAGTTCGAGTCCTACGTCCCCGGCGTGCTGATCTTCGCGATCGGGCTGATCATCTTCACCGCCGCATCCAGCGTGGCGCAGGAAGTCGAGGCCGGCACGCTGCATCGGCTGGTGAGGACGCCGCTGAAGGCGCGCGAGCTCCTGGCGGGCATCACCATCGTCCAGGCGGTTCTCGGGGTTGGGGCCGGGGCGGCCAGCTTGGGGGTGGCCTGTGCGCTGGGCTTCCGCCCGGCCGGCTCGATCCCGCTGATCCTGGTGGTGTGGCTGCTGACCAGCCTCTCGGTGATCGGGATGGGGCTGATCGTCGGTGCCTTCTGCCGGACGGTCACCCAGGCTTTTCTGCTGGCCAACTTCCCGTTCGGGGTGAACATGTTCCTGTCCGGATCGATGTTCCCGGTCCGCGGCTTCGTCCTGTTCCGGATCGGTGGCCAGGACGTGAACCTGCTCGACATCCTGCCGCCCCGGCATGCGGTGAACGCACTGAACTCCCTGATCACCTACGGTTCGACGAACATCGGCTATGAGCTGACCATGCTGAGCCTGCTGTCGGTCGGCTTCTTCGTCCTGGGTGCGTGGGTCTTCGCCCGACGCCACCTCCGCAGCGCAGAATGA
- a CDS encoding zinc ribbon domain-containing protein, whose product MKAAASAQIRLLDLQQEDTALAQVEHRKRALPEHAAIAEAKTVRVKLKQDHLAAETRLADLQTDLEKAEADLIPVRERKARDQQRLDAGAVSDPKALQGLIDEIEHLTRRISELEDVQLEAMEQVEQASAEEAQLAEQIGEVESSLRALMASRDEQLAQLNAQGAQHQGVRNGIAAELPADLVALYDRIRVRSGGLGAAPLKGRRCGGCQLEATQTALAGYAAAPGDEVLRCEECERVLVRIGAVEL is encoded by the coding sequence ATGAAGGCTGCCGCCTCGGCACAAATACGGCTGCTCGACCTGCAGCAGGAGGACACCGCGCTGGCCCAAGTCGAGCACCGCAAGCGGGCATTGCCGGAGCACGCCGCGATCGCGGAAGCCAAGACCGTCCGAGTCAAGCTCAAGCAGGATCATCTGGCTGCGGAGACCCGGCTCGCCGACCTGCAGACCGACCTGGAGAAGGCCGAGGCCGATCTGATCCCGGTCCGCGAGCGGAAGGCTCGTGACCAGCAGCGTCTGGACGCCGGCGCGGTCAGCGATCCGAAGGCGCTGCAGGGTCTCATCGATGAGATCGAGCACCTCACCCGACGGATCTCCGAGCTGGAGGACGTCCAGCTGGAGGCCATGGAACAGGTCGAACAGGCCAGTGCCGAAGAGGCGCAGCTGGCTGAGCAGATCGGCGAGGTCGAGTCCTCGCTGCGCGCGCTGATGGCCTCCCGTGACGAGCAGCTTGCCCAGCTGAACGCCCAGGGTGCCCAGCACCAGGGCGTTCGCAACGGGATCGCCGCAGAGCTGCCCGCCGATCTGGTGGCGCTCTACGACCGGATCCGGGTGCGTTCCGGTGGCCTGGGTGCGGCCCCGCTCAAGGGACGCCGCTGTGGTGGCTGCCAACTGGAGGCCACTCAGACCGCGCTGGCCGGCTATGCGGCCGCCCCCGGTGACGAAGTGCTGCGCTGCGAGGAGTGCGAGCGGGTGCTCGTCCGGATCGGCGCGGTGGAGCTCTGA